A region of Ignavibacteriota bacterium DNA encodes the following proteins:
- the cas3 gene encoding CRISPR-associated helicase Cas3', whose protein sequence is MTDISNILAKSVEYGSVTLLDHTIQVANAALYFAENFDYEFDKEAVIYGAIIHDLGKAHPYFQKAISADKNDDFDFTEYKHRHEISSLAFLPAIPNQYWDRVIDMVVAHHKPIENDIRKRGILDIKTNDRYFIDNHLEDWENWKMFGIEILNHFGLKIIDISYDDAKKSINYTVNYCRNKQNSPSFYRGLLKAADHFASAFSFSTKQYLNYTFYKPSLNKYFDDKRKSELFPLSVVDVNDNRKHTLVVAPTGAGKTDFLMKRTQGRVFYTLPFQASINAMWQRFKEFDPDNPDIRLLHSTSKVIAGNTVEEQILQPLVGSSIKVLTPHQLAAIIFGTSGYESVMLDLKGCDVILDEIHTYSDVSRSMVIEIVKMLKLLECRIHIGTATMPYALYEHLLEILGGKDNVFEVCLSKKQIETFDRHLITKYKDKDLTNNIIEQSVNNNEKLLIVVNTVKEAQNLFKEIENQFPDIPKMLIHSRFRRKDREYLEKELKDKYDGGYNCEGLKPCIVISTQVVEVSLDISFDRMITQAAPIDSLIQRFGRVNRRRNISALDELSRTYKPIHIFLDEESTLPYPKDTVFNSYDVLPDNLSLLKESEIQGLIDKVYPEFDIKKIDMHLIFRNGNFVLKELTDNKKSVLIELLEIEGAVCILESDRNNYINANHFDKIKYEIPVSLKSVLYSKNKYEQLKVGSYPFVIPQLEEEHLKYGLEMKEISNII, encoded by the coding sequence ATGACTGATATTTCAAATATTTTAGCTAAAAGTGTTGAATATGGTTCTGTAACGCTACTTGACCATACAATACAGGTTGCTAATGCAGCTTTATACTTTGCTGAAAACTTTGATTATGAATTTGACAAAGAAGCAGTAATATATGGTGCAATAATTCATGATTTAGGGAAAGCACATCCATATTTTCAAAAAGCAATTTCAGCAGATAAGAATGATGATTTTGATTTTACAGAGTATAAACACAGGCATGAAATTTCTTCATTAGCTTTTTTACCTGCAATACCAAATCAGTATTGGGATAGAGTTATTGATATGGTGGTAGCTCACCACAAACCTATAGAGAATGACATTAGAAAAAGGGGAATTCTTGATATAAAAACTAATGACAGATATTTTATTGATAATCATTTAGAGGATTGGGAAAATTGGAAAATGTTCGGGATTGAAATTCTGAATCACTTTGGGTTAAAGATTATTGATATTAGCTATGATGATGCAAAAAAATCAATAAATTACACAGTTAATTATTGCAGAAATAAACAAAACTCTCCATCTTTTTATCGTGGATTGCTGAAAGCGGCTGACCATTTTGCATCAGCTTTTTCTTTTAGTACTAAGCAATATCTTAATTATACTTTTTACAAACCATCTTTAAATAAGTATTTTGATGATAAAAGAAAGTCGGAACTTTTCCCATTATCCGTTGTTGATGTGAATGACAACAGAAAGCATACTCTTGTAGTTGCTCCAACTGGAGCGGGCAAAACAGATTTTTTGATGAAAAGAACTCAGGGTAGAGTTTTTTATACTTTACCTTTTCAGGCATCAATTAATGCTATGTGGCAAAGGTTTAAAGAATTTGACCCGGATAATCCGGATATAAGATTGTTACATTCCACATCTAAAGTTATTGCAGGTAATACAGTTGAAGAACAAATTCTGCAACCATTAGTAGGTTCATCAATTAAGGTATTAACTCCGCATCAGTTAGCAGCAATTATTTTCGGGACATCCGGTTATGAATCTGTAATGCTGGATTTAAAAGGATGTGATGTAATTCTTGATGAAATTCACACATACTCAGACGTTAGCCGCTCAATGGTTATTGAAATTGTAAAAATGCTTAAATTGCTTGAATGCAGAATCCATATCGGCACCGCTACTATGCCGTATGCCTTATATGAGCATTTGCTTGAAATTCTCGGAGGAAAAGATAATGTTTTTGAAGTATGTTTGAGTAAAAAGCAGATTGAAACTTTTGACAGACATTTAATAACAAAGTATAAAGATAAAGACTTAACCAATAATATTATTGAACAGTCTGTTAATAATAATGAAAAACTATTGATTGTTGTTAATACAGTTAAAGAAGCACAAAATTTATTTAAAGAAATTGAAAATCAATTTCCCGATATTCCAAAAATGCTTATTCACAGTAGATTTAGAAGAAAAGACCGTGAATATTTGGAGAAAGAATTAAAAGATAAATATGATGGTGGTTATAATTGCGAGGGTTTGAAACCTTGCATCGTAATTTCTACACAAGTTGTTGAAGTAAGTCTGGATATTAGCTTTGACAGAATGATTACTCAAGCAGCTCCAATTGACAGTTTAATTCAACGGTTTGGTAGAGTAAACAGAAGAAGAAATATAAGCGCCCTTGATGAACTTTCGAGAACTTACAAACCTATCCATATATTTCTTGATGAAGAATCAACTTTACCTTACCCAAAAGATACTGTATTTAATAGTTATGATGTTCTGCCGGACAATTTATCACTATTAAAAGAATCTGAAATTCAGGGTTTGATTGACAAGGTTTATCCTGAGTTTGATATTAAAAAAATTGATATGCACCTGATATTCAGAAATGGGAATTTTGTTTTAAAAGAACTTACAGATAATAAAAAGTCTGTTTTGATAGAATTACTTGAAATTGAAGGAGCAGTTTGCATTCTTGAATCAGACCGTAATAATTATATTAATGCCAATCATTTTGATAAGATTAAATATGAAATTCCGGTAAGTTTGAAAAGTGTATTATACAGCAAAAACAAATATGAGCAACTTAAAGTTGGTTCTTATCCTTTTGTTATTCCGCAATTGGAAGAAGAACATCTGAAATACGGATTAGAAATGAAAGAAATTAGTAATATAATTTAA
- the cas6 gene encoding CRISPR-associated endoribonuclease Cas6: protein MRLYFKLSSTSEILPFDYQYNILGKLHNWLGENEYHDKMSLYSFGWLSGGENSKKGLSFKSGAIWFLSFWQEDLGKKIIFNALKNSEFIFGMKVIDITIKETPDFSNKELFSVSSPVLVRNYTENGVEHLISDNPKCDELMTKTMQRKLREAKLDDDIIIKFNRDYHKPKTKLIKINGIENRANLCPVIIEGNPESIKFAWNVGVGHSTGSGFGALN from the coding sequence ATGAGATTATATTTTAAACTTTCATCAACGAGTGAAATACTGCCCTTTGATTATCAATATAATATTTTGGGTAAACTTCATAATTGGCTTGGAGAAAACGAATATCACGACAAAATGAGCTTGTACTCATTTGGCTGGCTTTCAGGTGGTGAAAATTCTAAGAAAGGTTTATCTTTTAAGTCAGGTGCGATATGGTTTTTAAGTTTTTGGCAAGAAGATTTGGGAAAAAAAATAATTTTCAATGCTTTGAAGAACTCTGAATTTATTTTTGGAATGAAAGTAATTGATATTACAATTAAAGAAACTCCTGATTTTTCAAACAAAGAATTATTTTCTGTATCAAGTCCGGTTTTAGTTCGGAATTATACCGAAAATGGAGTGGAACACCTAATTTCAGATAATCCTAAGTGCGATGAACTTATGACAAAAACAATGCAAAGAAAGCTTAGAGAAGCAAAACTTGACGATGACATTATTATAAAATTCAACAGGGATTATCACAAACCAAAAACAAAACTCATCAAGATTAATGGAATAGAAAACAGAGCGAATTTATGTCCTGTGATTATTGAAGGAAATCCTGAATCCATTAAGTTTGCTTGGAATGTTGGTGTAGGTCATAGTACCGGTTCAGGTTTTGGAGCATTAAATTAA
- a CDS encoding sigma 54-interacting transcriptional regulator, whose protein sequence is MKILITFVGTNDVGKLAGLEDDGAILTTLSERDFDYIYLLYTRGNARINDNMFNYLEISEYLKTIILENNYCKESDVIIQEFICNKIAVHTEVYASLVKFLNENFSEIDIENNELFALISSGTPQMQASWILIAEADVFPVKLIRAIEKRYSVESRRTEDVALLTNIRDKLNKLKVYERRLGSKNEQNYSVVNDVNNLNKKQIQIAKSNNHILIYGETGVGKEVLARTLHDTSERKVFFPINCAGIPEQLLESELFGHKKGAFTGANYDKKGIVKEYENGSLFLDEINSMPISLQAKLLRFIESGEFRSVGSSIIEKSNIRIIAAANEKIQKLVEEEKFRLDLYYRLRTFELHIPPLRKRKEQIPELIEKLKLSNSLENLEFEPDALEALKNYRYPGNVRELIIILNRLNLNASSDNIKLSNIKQVLSELTHKVQHDEPEIPTELHGKAYKLLRTMLTKIVLSETNGNTAEAGRILGVTHNSIKKWNDEDFG, encoded by the coding sequence ATGAAAATTCTCATTACATTTGTAGGAACAAATGATGTGGGAAAGCTCGCAGGATTAGAAGATGACGGGGCAATTCTAACTACTTTGTCAGAAAGAGATTTTGATTATATTTATTTACTATACACAAGAGGGAACGCAAGAATTAACGACAATATGTTCAATTACTTGGAAATATCTGAATACTTAAAAACAATTATTTTAGAAAATAATTATTGCAAAGAAAGTGATGTAATTATCCAAGAATTTATTTGTAACAAGATTGCAGTACATACAGAAGTTTACGCTTCATTAGTTAAATTTCTAAATGAAAATTTTAGTGAAATAGATATTGAAAATAATGAATTATTTGCTTTAATATCTTCAGGGACTCCACAAATGCAGGCATCATGGATTCTAATAGCTGAGGCGGATGTTTTTCCGGTAAAATTAATCAGAGCCATTGAAAAACGTTACTCAGTCGAGAGCAGAAGAACAGAAGATGTTGCTTTACTTACAAACATACGTGATAAATTAAACAAACTAAAAGTTTATGAAAGAAGACTTGGTAGTAAGAATGAGCAAAATTACAGTGTAGTTAATGACGTTAATAATTTAAACAAAAAGCAAATACAAATTGCAAAATCAAACAATCATATTTTAATCTACGGAGAAACCGGAGTAGGCAAAGAAGTATTAGCCAGAACATTACATGATACAAGTGAACGAAAAGTTTTTTTTCCAATCAATTGTGCTGGTATTCCAGAACAATTATTGGAAAGTGAACTCTTTGGTCATAAAAAAGGAGCTTTTACGGGAGCAAATTATGATAAGAAAGGAATAGTCAAAGAGTATGAAAACGGATCTCTTTTCTTAGATGAAATCAACTCAATGCCAATTAGTTTGCAAGCAAAATTACTAAGATTTATTGAAAGTGGTGAATTTAGGTCTGTGGGCAGTTCAATTATCGAGAAGTCAAATATCAGAATTATTGCAGCTGCAAATGAAAAAATTCAAAAGTTAGTTGAAGAAGAAAAGTTCAGATTAGATTTATACTATCGCTTGCGTACATTTGAACTACATATACCACCGTTAAGAAAAAGAAAAGAACAGATTCCAGAACTAATTGAAAAACTAAAACTTTCAAATTCTCTTGAAAATTTAGAGTTTGAACCTGATGCATTAGAAGCTCTTAAAAATTATCGTTATCCCGGCAATGTGAGAGAATTGATTATTATACTAAACAGACTAAATCTTAATGCTTCTTCAGATAATATTAAATTATCAAACATTAAACAAGTATTGTCTGAACTTACACATAAAGTTCAACATGATGAGCCGGAAATACCTACTGAATTGCACGGTAAAGCATATAAATTGCTAAGAACAATGCTTACGAAAATTGTTTTGTCAGAAACCAATGGGAACACAGCGGAAGCAGGCAGAATACTTGGAGTTACACATAATTCTATAAAAAAATGGAATGACGAGGATTTTGGATAA